A genomic segment from Orrella daihaiensis encodes:
- the tssH gene encoding type VI secretion system ATPase TssH, with amino-acid sequence MQVVEFKGLVDRLNPACRDALENAAGTCLSRMHYEITVEHMLAKLLEDPRGDLQLVLKQLDMDPGRLARALEQTLEGFKTGNSGRPQFSGLLPELFADAWLIASVELFEQSIRSGALLAAFVARASFYSGGVYTNLLKDLDKNRVMDALAVIASSSTEAAATSAGGVGGAAAGPASGSAIARFCEDFTAKAKAGKIDPVFGRDAEIRQMVDILARRRKNNPICVGDPGVGKTAVVEGLALRVVEDDVPEVLKGVTILGLDMGALEAGAGVKGEFENRLRGVITEIKASPTPILLFIDEAHTLIGAGGSAGTNDAANLLKPALARGELRTIAATTWSEYKKYFEKDPALARRFELVKLDEPSVSMAVQILRGLKDKYEEVHRVIIRDDALHAAAELSDRYITGRQLPDKAIDLLDTACARIKVNLSSKPDFIEDRERRQQMLDREKRGLLRDKDNRIAVDEKRLIEIDTEIASVEEELEKLRAEFETQLQAANHVLDQRLALAAARAQANMELATETEKVLETAEKELEVLQANQKMVFIDVSPDTIAKVVSDRTGVPLGKMMRDQAASALVMEDTLKERIKGQDDAMQMIAEVMKSARSGLRDPDQPMGIFLLVGPSGTGKTETALTVADVMFGGEQSLVSINMSEFQEKHTVSRLVGSPPGYVGYGEGGVLTEAVRQRPYSVVLLDEVEKAHLDVVNLFYQVFDKGVLSDGEGREINFRNTVMFLTSNLGLDVITELCQGEEMPSAETITAAIRPILSNHFKPALLARMTIIPFLTLPQAVLRQIVDLKLKKVAQRMLRNNKIVFEVTPAAADAITARCTEVETGARNIDFILKGTILPLLSNSLLASVSGTDTPEHAKLDVGEDGQFQVQFS; translated from the coding sequence ATGCAAGTCGTCGAATTCAAAGGCCTCGTTGACCGACTGAACCCTGCGTGTCGCGACGCCCTGGAAAACGCTGCAGGCACGTGCCTCTCGCGTATGCACTACGAGATCACGGTCGAACACATGCTGGCCAAGTTACTTGAAGACCCCAGAGGTGATCTTCAGCTGGTTCTAAAGCAACTCGACATGGATCCGGGCAGACTGGCAAGGGCACTAGAGCAAACCCTTGAGGGCTTCAAGACCGGTAACAGCGGCCGGCCACAGTTCTCCGGGCTTCTACCTGAACTGTTTGCTGATGCGTGGTTGATTGCCTCAGTTGAGTTGTTCGAGCAGTCAATCCGGTCGGGTGCGCTGTTAGCGGCGTTTGTCGCGCGTGCCTCGTTTTACTCAGGCGGTGTTTACACCAATCTACTGAAGGACCTCGATAAAAACCGCGTGATGGATGCGCTCGCCGTGATTGCGAGTTCATCAACCGAAGCTGCGGCAACTTCGGCAGGTGGTGTGGGCGGTGCCGCTGCAGGACCCGCTAGCGGTTCGGCCATCGCACGGTTTTGTGAGGACTTCACCGCCAAGGCCAAAGCCGGCAAGATCGACCCGGTGTTTGGCCGTGACGCCGAGATCCGGCAGATGGTGGACATTCTGGCCAGACGCCGAAAAAACAACCCCATCTGTGTCGGTGACCCCGGCGTGGGCAAGACCGCTGTGGTTGAAGGTTTAGCCCTGCGTGTGGTCGAAGATGATGTACCTGAAGTCCTAAAGGGTGTGACTATTCTTGGCTTGGATATGGGAGCGCTGGAAGCTGGAGCCGGGGTTAAAGGTGAGTTTGAAAATCGCCTGCGCGGTGTGATCACGGAAATCAAGGCCTCGCCCACCCCAATCCTGCTTTTTATCGACGAAGCACACACGCTGATTGGCGCAGGTGGCTCAGCTGGCACCAATGATGCGGCTAACCTGTTGAAACCTGCGCTCGCACGTGGTGAGTTGCGCACAATTGCCGCAACGACCTGGAGCGAATACAAAAAGTATTTCGAAAAAGATCCTGCACTAGCGCGTCGCTTTGAACTCGTGAAGCTCGATGAGCCGAGCGTGAGCATGGCAGTTCAGATTCTGCGCGGCCTGAAAGACAAATATGAGGAAGTACACCGCGTCATCATTCGTGACGATGCCCTGCATGCGGCAGCTGAGCTCTCTGACCGTTACATAACCGGTCGCCAGTTACCAGACAAGGCAATCGATCTGCTTGACACGGCGTGCGCGCGGATCAAGGTCAATTTGTCATCAAAACCTGACTTCATCGAAGATCGCGAGCGTCGCCAGCAGATGCTCGACCGTGAAAAGCGCGGGCTTTTACGCGACAAAGACAATCGCATAGCTGTCGATGAAAAACGCCTGATTGAGATCGATACCGAAATCGCCAGCGTTGAAGAGGAACTCGAAAAGCTGCGCGCCGAGTTTGAAACTCAACTGCAAGCAGCCAATCACGTGCTCGATCAGCGTCTGGCGTTGGCTGCTGCACGTGCGCAAGCGAACATGGAGCTGGCTACTGAAACAGAGAAAGTCCTCGAAACAGCTGAAAAAGAGCTAGAAGTCCTGCAAGCCAACCAGAAAATGGTCTTTATCGATGTCTCACCAGACACCATCGCTAAAGTGGTTTCAGACCGCACTGGAGTACCGCTAGGCAAGATGATGCGCGATCAGGCAGCATCGGCACTAGTCATGGAAGATACGCTGAAGGAACGCATCAAGGGCCAAGACGATGCGATGCAAATGATCGCTGAAGTCATGAAGTCAGCTCGATCGGGGCTGCGTGACCCGGATCAACCCATGGGTATCTTCCTGCTTGTTGGCCCATCAGGCACAGGCAAAACCGAGACTGCTCTAACTGTCGCTGACGTGATGTTTGGCGGTGAACAATCCCTGGTATCGATCAACATGAGCGAGTTCCAGGAAAAACACACCGTTAGCCGTCTGGTGGGCTCGCCCCCCGGCTATGTTGGGTACGGTGAGGGTGGCGTCTTGACCGAAGCCGTGCGCCAGCGTCCCTACTCCGTCGTGTTGCTTGACGAAGTCGAGAAAGCCCACTTGGATGTGGTGAATCTGTTCTATCAGGTATTTGACAAGGGCGTTTTGTCTGACGGCGAAGGACGCGAGATCAACTTCAGAAACACCGTGATGTTCCTGACCTCCAACCTTGGCCTTGATGTCATCACCGAACTTTGCCAAGGCGAAGAAATGCCGAGCGCGGAGACCATTACTGCAGCGATTCGCCCGATCCTCTCGAACCACTTCAAGCCCGCATTGCTTGCGCGCATGACGATTATTCCGTTCCTGACGTTGCCTCAAGCGGTGCTACGCCAGATCGTGGACCTGAAACTGAAGAAAGTCGCCCAGCGTATGCTGCGCAACAACAAGATTGTGTTTGAGGTCACGCCGGCGGCCGCTGATGCAATCACGGCTCGCTGTACCGAAGTGGAAACTGGTGCACGCAATATCGACTTTATTTTGAAGGGAACGATTTTGCCGTTGCTATCGAATAGCTTGCTAGCCAGCGTGTCGGGGACCGATACGCCCGAACATGCCAAGCTCGATGTGGGTGAAGACGGTCAGTTCCAAGTGCAGTTCAGCTAA